From a region of the Basfia succiniciproducens genome:
- a CDS encoding DUF5389 family protein, with product MDNQQDSMPEGFSKFSWAIAAFCLPVFLWPLALLVSTNLEKNPALSQQQSMSMSMFLWLYPLLLAVMARICYKLHQGSPKSAKRLLMTSAVIFYGILFYVARVGFSG from the coding sequence ATGGATAATCAACAAGATTCCATGCCGGAAGGGTTTAGCAAATTCAGCTGGGCGATTGCCGCGTTTTGTTTACCGGTTTTTCTGTGGCCTTTAGCGTTGCTGGTTTCCACTAATTTAGAAAAAAATCCGGCATTAAGCCAGCAACAAAGCATGTCTATGTCGATGTTTCTCTGGCTGTATCCTTTATTATTGGCGGTTATGGCTCGTATTTGCTATAAGTTGCATCAAGGGAGCCCTAAATCGGCAAAACGTCTGTTAATGACAAGTGCGGTAATTTTTTACGGAATTTTATTTTATGTGGCTAGGGTAGGGTTTAGCGGATAA
- a CDS encoding rhomboid family intramembrane serine protease → MQLLFRSEIPSFAWQFRDYIRKKYQIELILQQEKTDMRQNVIAVYLSGNSEQTAAILQDLAEFHRNPFDERYERASWETGDVSSGSHSLKELAENSSQGIKQQLLKTGPVTLLITLICIIVYGFEISGMAEQIMQFAHFPYEFGENQQIWRYFTHSLVHLSSMHITFNLVWWWIFGGAIERYFGSTKLIIIYVLAAFATGVTQNFASGPHFFGLSGVVYAVLGYVFVADKFSPNNRFNLPSGFFNVLIIGIALGFVTPLIGFKMGNTAHITGLIVGLILAFLQEKIGKKSK, encoded by the coding sequence ATGCAGTTACTGTTTAGAAGCGAAATTCCAAGCTTTGCCTGGCAATTTCGCGATTACATTCGTAAAAAATATCAAATTGAACTCATTTTACAGCAAGAAAAAACCGATATGCGGCAAAACGTTATTGCCGTATATCTTTCGGGAAATAGCGAGCAAACCGCGGCCATTTTACAGGATCTTGCAGAATTTCATCGTAATCCTTTTGATGAACGTTACGAACGGGCAAGTTGGGAAACCGGTGATGTGTCAAGCGGCTCACATTCATTAAAAGAGCTTGCGGAAAACTCAAGCCAAGGAATTAAGCAACAGTTGCTCAAAACAGGCCCCGTCACTTTATTAATTACGCTTATTTGTATTATTGTATATGGTTTTGAAATCAGCGGCATGGCTGAACAAATTATGCAATTTGCGCATTTTCCTTATGAATTCGGCGAAAATCAGCAAATTTGGCGTTATTTCACCCATAGTTTAGTTCACCTTTCATCTATGCATATTACTTTTAATCTTGTTTGGTGGTGGATTTTCGGCGGCGCAATCGAACGCTATTTTGGCAGCACAAAATTAATCATAATCTATGTTTTAGCCGCATTCGCAACAGGCGTTACCCAGAATTTTGCCTCCGGACCTCATTTTTTCGGTTTATCCGGGGTAGTATATGCCGTATTAGGTTATGTTTTTGTTGCAGATAAATTTAGTCCGAATAACCGATTTAACCTGCCTTCGGGTTTCTTCAATGTTTTAATCATAGGGATTGCACTCGGTTTTGTAACCCCGTTGATTGGCTTTAAAATGGGTAATACCGCTCATATCACAGGGTTGATAGTTGGACTAATTCTTGCTTTTTTACAAGAAAAAATCGGCAAAAAAAGTAAATAG
- a CDS encoding DeoR/GlpR family transcriptional regulator codes for MKQSIRHQKIVELVKLQGYISTDELVTLLNVSPQTIRRDLNELAENNLIRRHHGGAASPSSAENSDYSERKLFFSLEKNHIAQAVSRLIPNGSSLFIDIGTTSEAVANALLSHQNLRIVTNNLNAAHILMKNDTFKITVAGGSLRQDGGIIGEATVNFISQFRLDYGILGISSIDLDGSLLDYDYHEVQVKRAIMESSRETVLVTDHSKFSRQAIVKLASVTDVDYLFTDQEPPKSIMELIHNSSVELRVCK; via the coding sequence ATGAAACAGTCTATTCGCCATCAAAAAATTGTTGAACTTGTTAAGCTTCAAGGCTACATCAGCACGGATGAATTGGTTACACTACTCAATGTTAGCCCGCAAACCATCCGTCGCGATCTCAATGAACTGGCGGAAAACAACCTCATTCGCCGCCATCACGGTGGTGCGGCATCACCCTCAAGTGCGGAAAACAGCGATTATTCCGAACGTAAGCTATTCTTCTCATTGGAAAAAAATCATATCGCTCAAGCGGTTTCCCGCCTAATTCCAAACGGTTCCTCGCTGTTTATTGATATTGGGACGACATCCGAAGCGGTGGCAAATGCATTGCTAAGCCATCAAAACTTACGCATCGTTACCAACAATCTCAATGCCGCTCATATTCTAATGAAAAATGACACCTTTAAAATCACTGTTGCCGGCGGCTCGTTACGTCAAGACGGCGGAATCATTGGAGAAGCCACGGTAAACTTTATCTCCCAATTTCGCTTGGATTACGGTATTTTAGGCATTAGCAGTATTGATCTTGACGGTTCGTTGTTGGATTATGACTATCATGAAGTGCAAGTAAAACGAGCTATTATGGAAAGCTCCCGCGAAACAGTATTAGTTACGGATCATTCAAAATTTTCACGTCAAGCCATTGTGAAGTTGGCTTCCGTCACCGATGTGGACTATTTATTTACCGACCAAGAACCGCCTAAATCCATTATGGAATTAATCCATAACAGCTCGGTAGAATTAAGAGTATGTAAATAA
- the tuf gene encoding elongation factor Tu → MSKEKFERTKPHVNVGTIGHVDHGKTTLTAAITTVLSKHYGGAARAFDQIDNAPEEKARGITINTSHVEYDTPTRHYAHVDCPGHADYVKNMITGAAQMDGAILVVAATDGPMPQTREHILLGRQVGVPYIIVFLNKCDMVDDEELLELVEMEVRELLSQYDFPGDDTPIIRGSALKALEGEAQWEEKILELANALDTYIPEPERAIDQPFLLPIEDVFSISGRGTVVTGRVERGIIRTGDEVEIVGIKETAKTTVTGVEMFRKLLDEGRAGENIGALLRGTKREEIERGQVLAKPGSITPHTDFESEVYVLSKEEGGRHTPFFKGYRPQFYFRTTDVTGTIELPEGVEMVMPGDNIKMTVSLIHPIAMDQGLRFAIREGGRTVGAGVVAKIIK, encoded by the coding sequence ATGTCTAAAGAAAAATTTGAACGTACAAAACCGCACGTAAACGTGGGTACAATCGGCCACGTTGACCATGGTAAAACAACTTTAACAGCGGCAATCACTACCGTATTATCAAAACACTACGGTGGTGCGGCTCGCGCATTCGACCAAATCGATAACGCGCCGGAAGAAAAAGCGCGCGGTATCACCATCAACACTTCACACGTTGAATACGATACGCCGACCCGTCACTACGCACACGTAGACTGCCCGGGACACGCGGACTATGTTAAAAACATGATCACCGGTGCGGCGCAAATGGACGGCGCAATCTTAGTAGTAGCGGCGACAGACGGCCCAATGCCGCAAACTCGTGAGCACATCTTATTAGGTCGCCAAGTAGGCGTACCATACATCATCGTATTCTTAAACAAATGCGACATGGTAGATGACGAAGAGTTATTAGAATTAGTAGAAATGGAAGTTCGCGAACTTCTTTCTCAATACGATTTCCCGGGTGACGATACACCAATCATCCGCGGTTCAGCGTTAAAAGCGTTAGAAGGCGAAGCGCAATGGGAAGAAAAAATCCTTGAGTTAGCAAACGCATTGGATACATACATTCCGGAACCGGAACGTGCGATTGACCAACCGTTCTTATTACCGATTGAAGACGTATTCTCAATCTCAGGTCGTGGTACGGTAGTAACAGGTCGTGTAGAGCGCGGAATCATCCGTACGGGTGACGAAGTAGAAATCGTTGGTATCAAAGAAACGGCGAAAACAACGGTAACAGGTGTTGAAATGTTCCGTAAATTACTCGACGAAGGTCGTGCGGGTGAAAACATCGGTGCATTATTACGCGGTACTAAACGTGAAGAAATCGAACGTGGTCAAGTATTAGCGAAACCGGGTTCAATCACACCACACACAGACTTCGAATCAGAAGTTTACGTATTATCAAAAGAAGAAGGCGGTCGTCATACTCCGTTCTTCAAAGGCTACCGTCCACAATTCTACTTCCGTACAACGGACGTAACAGGTACAATCGAATTACCTGAAGGCGTGGAAATGGTAATGCCTGGCGATAACATCAAAATGACCGTAAGCTTAATCCACCCGATTGCGATGGACCAAGGTTTACGTTTTGCAATCCGTGAAGGCGGCCGTACAGTAGGTGCGGGTGTTGTTGCGAAAATCATCAAATAA
- the coaA gene encoding type I pantothenate kinase, with product MNIESQSSVSEKFSPFLTFTRKQWAELRKSVPLKLTEQDLKPLLGFNEELSLEEVSTIYLPLARLINYYIEENLRRQTVMNRFLGNTNANVPYIISIAGSVSVGKSTSARILQSLLSNWPENRKVDLITTDGFLYPLEKLKKENLLHKKGFPVSYDTPKLIKFLADVKSGKPNVSAPIYSHLTYDIIPNKFNKVDRPDILILEGLNVLQTGSRKAEQTFVSDFVDFSVYVDADEALLKEWYIRRFLKFRESAFTDPNSYFKDYAKLSKEEAVETAANIWNTINGLNLRQNILPTRERANLILRKGADHAVQEVKLRK from the coding sequence GTGAACATAGAAAGCCAATCGTCAGTTTCAGAGAAATTCAGCCCGTTTTTGACATTTACCCGTAAACAATGGGCGGAATTGCGGAAATCCGTGCCTTTAAAACTGACAGAACAAGATTTAAAGCCTTTACTCGGTTTTAACGAAGAATTATCGTTGGAAGAAGTCAGCACCATTTACCTGCCTCTTGCGCGTTTAATTAATTATTATATTGAAGAAAATTTACGTCGCCAGACCGTAATGAACCGTTTTCTCGGCAATACCAACGCCAATGTACCTTATATTATCAGTATTGCCGGCAGCGTTTCGGTCGGGAAAAGCACTTCCGCGCGTATTTTGCAGTCTTTACTGTCTAACTGGCCTGAAAATCGCAAAGTGGATTTGATTACTACCGACGGTTTTCTCTATCCTTTAGAAAAATTAAAAAAAGAAAATTTATTGCATAAAAAAGGCTTCCCCGTTTCTTACGATACGCCCAAATTAATCAAATTTCTGGCGGACGTAAAATCCGGCAAACCGAACGTGTCGGCGCCGATTTATTCGCATTTGACCTATGATATTATCCCCAATAAATTTAACAAGGTAGATCGCCCGGATATTCTTATATTGGAAGGTTTAAACGTATTACAAACCGGTTCGCGCAAAGCGGAACAGACTTTTGTCTCCGATTTTGTTGATTTTTCCGTTTATGTGGACGCCGATGAAGCCTTATTAAAGGAATGGTATATTCGCCGCTTTTTGAAATTCCGTGAAAGCGCGTTTACCGATCCGAATTCCTATTTTAAAGATTATGCGAAACTCTCTAAAGAAGAAGCGGTTGAAACCGCCGCCAATATTTGGAATACCATTAACGGCTTAAATTTACGGCAAAATATTTTGCCGACCCGTGAACGGGCAAATTTAATCTTGCGTAAAGGCGCCGATCATGCGGTGCAAGAAGTGAAGTTGCGCAAATAA
- a CDS encoding RidA family protein encodes MATTIHTENAPAAIGPYVQAVDLGNLVLTSGQIPVNPATGEVPADISAQVRQSLENVKAIIEQAGLTVADIVKTTVFVKDLNDFATVNAEYERFFKENDHPNFPARSCVEVARLPKDVGLEIEAIAVRK; translated from the coding sequence ATGGCAACAACTATTCATACAGAAAACGCGCCCGCAGCAATCGGTCCTTATGTTCAAGCGGTAGATTTAGGCAATTTAGTGCTGACTTCGGGGCAAATTCCGGTGAATCCGGCAACCGGTGAAGTGCCGGCGGATATTAGCGCACAAGTCCGCCAATCTTTAGAAAACGTTAAAGCTATTATCGAACAGGCAGGGTTAACCGTGGCGGATATTGTAAAAACTACGGTTTTTGTTAAGGATTTAAACGATTTTGCCACCGTAAATGCGGAATACGAACGTTTTTTCAAAGAGAATGACCATCCGAATTTCCCTGCTCGCTCATGCGTTGAAGTGGCGCGTTTACCGAAAGACGTCGGCTTGGAAATTGAAGCTATTGCGGTGCGCAAATAA
- the adhE gene encoding bifunctional acetaldehyde-CoA/alcohol dehydrogenase, whose product MSNAVENTVSPAQAEVNSLVEKGLVALEQFRQLNQEQVDYIVAKASVAALDQHGALALHALEETGRGVFEDKATKNLFACEHVVNKMRHWKTAGIISDDDVTGITEIADPVGVVCGITPTTNPTSTAIFKSLIALKTRNPIVFAFHPSAQQSSAHAAQIVRDAAVAAGAPENCIQWIAQPSMEGTNALMNHPGIATILATGGNAMVQAAYSCGKPALGVGAGNVPAYVEKSADIKQATHDIVMSKSFDNGMVCASEQAAIADAEIYEEFVNELKSYGVYFVNKKEKTLLEEFMFGVKANGANCAGAKLNADVVGKSAYWIAQQAGFEVPKKTNILAAECKEVSPKEPLTREKLSPVLAVLKSRSTEEGLTLAEAMVEFNGLGHSAAIHTKDAALAKRFGERVKAIRVIWNSPSTFGGIGDVYNAFLPSLTLGCGSYGKNSVSNNVSAMNLVNIKRVGRRRNNMQWFKVPSKIYFERDSIQYLQSVPDMRRVVIVTDRTMVDLGFVQKIAHQLESRRDPVSYQLFADVEPDPSIQTVRRGVDLIRNFKPDTIIALGGGSAMDAAKVMWLFYEQPEIDFRDLVQKFMDIRKRAFKFPSLGKKARYIGIPTTSGTGSEVTPFAVITEGNKKYPIADYSLTPTIALVDPALVMTVPAHVAADTGLDVLTHATEAYVSVLANDYTDGLALQAIKLVFRYLEKSVKENDPEAREKMHNASTIAGMAFANAFLGMNHSLAHKLGGHFHTPHGRTNAILMPHVIRYNGTKPTKTATWPKYNYYKADEKYQDIARLLGLPAATAEEGVKSYAKAVYDLAVRCGIKMSFKEQGLEEQAWMDARHEIALLAYEDQCSPANPRLPIVADMEEILTNAYYGYDESKY is encoded by the coding sequence ATGAGTAACGCTGTTGAAAACACAGTAAGCCCCGCTCAAGCGGAGGTGAACTCACTGGTTGAGAAAGGTTTAGTGGCACTGGAGCAATTCCGCCAACTAAATCAGGAACAGGTGGACTACATTGTAGCGAAAGCTTCTGTTGCCGCTTTAGACCAACATGGAGCATTGGCGCTACATGCGTTAGAGGAAACCGGGCGCGGCGTGTTCGAGGACAAAGCCACTAAAAACCTGTTTGCCTGTGAACATGTAGTGAACAAAATGCGACACTGGAAAACCGCCGGGATTATCAGTGACGACGATGTCACAGGTATCACCGAAATTGCCGATCCGGTGGGAGTGGTTTGCGGCATTACACCTACCACTAATCCTACTTCCACGGCTATCTTCAAATCACTGATCGCTTTAAAAACCCGCAATCCTATTGTTTTCGCTTTCCACCCTTCCGCCCAACAGTCTTCCGCTCATGCCGCACAAATCGTGCGTGATGCCGCAGTAGCCGCCGGTGCGCCGGAAAACTGTATTCAATGGATTGCACAACCTTCTATGGAAGGTACTAATGCGTTAATGAATCACCCGGGCATTGCCACCATTCTGGCTACCGGCGGTAACGCTATGGTGCAGGCCGCTTATTCATGTGGCAAGCCGGCATTGGGAGTCGGTGCCGGAAATGTGCCCGCTTATGTGGAAAAATCCGCCGATATTAAACAGGCAACTCACGATATCGTGATGTCGAAATCCTTTGATAACGGTATGGTATGCGCTTCAGAGCAAGCCGCTATTGCCGATGCGGAAATTTATGAGGAATTCGTCAATGAATTAAAATCCTACGGTGTGTATTTCGTCAATAAAAAAGAAAAAACTTTATTGGAAGAATTTATGTTCGGTGTAAAAGCTAACGGTGCAAATTGCGCCGGTGCGAAACTAAACGCCGACGTGGTAGGTAAATCCGCATACTGGATTGCTCAACAAGCGGGCTTTGAAGTGCCGAAAAAAACCAATATTCTTGCTGCAGAATGTAAAGAAGTCAGCCCGAAAGAACCTTTAACCCGGGAAAAATTATCACCGGTGCTTGCCGTTTTAAAATCCCGTTCTACCGAAGAGGGATTAACGCTTGCCGAAGCCATGGTGGAATTTAACGGTTTAGGACACTCCGCGGCAATTCACACCAAAGATGCGGCGCTTGCCAAACGCTTCGGCGAGCGCGTTAAAGCCATTCGCGTTATCTGGAATTCGCCTTCTACCTTCGGCGGTATCGGCGACGTTTATAACGCCTTCCTGCCTTCATTAACCCTGGGTTGCGGTTCTTACGGCAAAAATTCCGTCAGCAACAATGTCAGCGCCATGAACTTAGTAAATATCAAACGCGTGGGAAGACGGAGAAATAATATGCAATGGTTTAAAGTACCTTCAAAAATCTATTTTGAACGGGATTCAATTCAATATTTACAATCCGTACCGGATATGCGGCGAGTAGTTATCGTAACCGACCGCACTATGGTGGATCTTGGGTTTGTACAAAAAATCGCCCATCAGTTGGAATCCCGTCGCGATCCGGTTTCTTACCAGTTATTTGCCGATGTAGAACCGGATCCGAGCATTCAAACCGTGCGCCGCGGTGTGGATTTAATCCGTAATTTCAAACCGGACACTATTATCGCGCTTGGCGGCGGTTCCGCCATGGATGCGGCAAAAGTGATGTGGTTATTCTATGAACAACCGGAAATTGACTTCCGTGATTTGGTTCAAAAATTCATGGATATTCGTAAACGTGCCTTTAAATTCCCGTCATTGGGAAAAAAAGCCCGCTATATCGGCATTCCGACCACATCCGGTACGGGTTCGGAAGTGACCCCGTTTGCGGTGATTACCGAAGGTAACAAAAAATATCCGATTGCGGACTATTCGCTAACGCCGACTATCGCTTTAGTGGATCCGGCATTAGTTATGACGGTACCTGCCCATGTAGCGGCGGATACGGGATTAGACGTATTAACCCATGCCACCGAAGCTTATGTTTCCGTACTGGCCAACGATTATACCGACGGTCTTGCTTTACAGGCGATTAAACTGGTATTCCGGTATTTGGAAAAATCCGTAAAAGAAAATGATCCGGAGGCAAGAGAAAAGATGCATAATGCGTCCACCATTGCGGGTATGGCGTTTGCCAATGCATTCTTAGGTATGAATCATTCCCTTGCGCATAAACTTGGCGGCCATTTCCATACGCCTCACGGGCGTACTAATGCGATCTTAATGCCGCATGTGATCCGTTATAACGGTACTAAACCGACGAAAACCGCCACATGGCCGAAATACAACTATTACAAAGCGGACGAAAAATATCAGGATATCGCCCGTTTATTAGGCTTACCTGCGGCGACCGCGGAAGAGGGGGTGAAATCTTATGCCAAAGCGGTTTACGATTTAGCGGTACGTTGCGGTATTAAAATGTCCTTCAAAGAACAGGGACTGGAAGAGCAGGCCTGGATGGACGCCCGCCATGAAATTGCATTGCTTGCCTATGAAGACCAATGTTCGCCGGCAAATCCGCGATTACCGATTGTGGCGGACATGGAAGAAATTCTCACTAACGCCTACTATGGTTATGATGAAAGCAAATACTAA
- a CDS encoding patatin-like phospholipase family protein — MMLKNIFAGLTVLLLSACTLVTYQPVDTISHVNAKQGYRMRNAIQQPDGNLIILMFSGGGSRAASLGYGVLEGFKNAAVRPTAKGTTLIDNVDLVYGVSGGSVLATYYSLYGRDAVPKFEENFLKKNFQREIISQVFSLSNLPRITSPQFGRGDLLQEQLDQTLYKGATFGDLERKRKGPFVVVSATDMNLGQKITFTQEFFDGLCIDLSKMEISRAVAASSSVPLLFSPLTLNNNGGNCHFDIPELIQISQNISNDAQKSKNLEELKNTLSLYQNSKERPFIHLVDGGLTDNLGLSGLIDIYDVAGQEGMYREAVKNQLKNIIVINVNAQNEVSSEIDKTANVPGTRDVINTIINVPIDRNSQVSLRRFREFTDEWNKSMANKPPKQRINMHFVNLSLKDLPESQLKKEVLNISTSFYLLHSDVNKLKRSAKILLQQSKEYQDVLRALQ; from the coding sequence ATGATGCTAAAAAATATTTTCGCCGGTTTGACTGTTTTGTTGTTGTCAGCCTGTACCTTAGTGACTTATCAGCCCGTTGATACCATCAGCCATGTGAACGCCAAGCAAGGGTATCGAATGAGAAATGCCATTCAGCAACCCGACGGCAATTTGATTATTTTAATGTTTTCGGGCGGCGGCAGTCGGGCGGCAAGTTTGGGCTACGGCGTGTTAGAGGGATTTAAAAACGCCGCCGTGCGCCCGACGGCAAAAGGTACAACCCTAATTGATAATGTGGATTTGGTATACGGCGTATCCGGCGGATCCGTATTAGCCACCTATTATTCCCTATACGGGCGGGATGCGGTGCCTAAATTTGAAGAAAACTTCCTGAAAAAAAATTTCCAGCGGGAAATTATCAGTCAGGTTTTCTCCCTTTCCAATTTACCGCGAATAACCTCCCCTCAATTCGGTCGCGGCGACTTATTACAGGAACAGCTGGATCAAACGTTATACAAAGGCGCTACCTTCGGTGATCTTGAGCGAAAACGTAAAGGACCGTTTGTCGTAGTGAGTGCAACGGATATGAATTTAGGACAAAAAATAACCTTTACGCAAGAATTTTTCGACGGTCTTTGTATTGACTTAAGTAAAATGGAAATTTCCCGTGCCGTCGCCGCATCAAGTTCGGTACCGTTGCTGTTCAGCCCGTTGACTTTAAACAACAACGGCGGCAACTGCCATTTCGATATACCGGAATTAATTCAAATCAGCCAAAATATCAGCAATGATGCGCAAAAATCAAAAAATCTGGAAGAATTAAAAAATACCTTGTCTTTATATCAAAACAGCAAAGAACGCCCTTTTATTCATTTGGTGGACGGCGGTTTAACGGATAATTTAGGACTGTCCGGCTTAATTGATATTTATGATGTTGCGGGTCAGGAAGGTATGTACCGGGAAGCGGTAAAGAATCAATTAAAAAACATCATTGTAATCAACGTGAACGCACAAAACGAGGTGAGCAGTGAAATTGATAAAACGGCAAATGTGCCAGGTACAAGAGATGTAATCAACACCATAATCAACGTGCCTATCGATCGCAACAGCCAGGTGAGCCTGCGCCGGTTCCGAGAATTTACCGATGAATGGAATAAATCCATGGCAAACAAACCGCCCAAACAACGCATTAATATGCACTTTGTGAATTTATCGCTGAAAGATTTGCCTGAATCGCAGTTGAAAAAAGAGGTGCTGAATATCAGTACGTCTTTTTATTTACTACATTCGGACGTCAATAAATTAAAACGTTCGGCAAAAATATTACTGCAACAATCTAAAGAATATCAGGACGTGTTGCGCGCTTTACAATGA
- a CDS encoding aminotransferase class IV family protein, which translates to MDYPLFETVAVERGEILNLDYHQTRYEQALHQYYGRKVLPFNLQEILQKSTALLTLKRSEPLIRCRIDYNDQDYRLQCFAYQRKVFRSFQPVICDYIDYGLKFSDRRIFAELLRQKGKHDEIIIIKQGLVTDCTIGNLLFRKNQQWFTPEAPLLNGTQRAKLLAEKRIQTLNIKRQDIAQFDEIRLINAMNPFSESL; encoded by the coding sequence ATGGATTACCCATTGTTTGAAACCGTTGCCGTTGAACGGGGCGAAATATTAAATCTTGATTATCATCAGACGCGTTATGAACAGGCGTTACATCAATATTACGGGCGTAAGGTATTGCCTTTCAATCTTCAGGAAATTTTGCAAAAATCCACCGCACTTTTAACATTAAAGCGCAGTGAGCCGCTGATCCGCTGCCGTATTGACTATAATGATCAAGACTATCGATTACAGTGTTTTGCTTATCAACGAAAAGTGTTTCGCTCTTTTCAACCGGTGATTTGCGATTATATCGATTATGGACTGAAATTCAGCGACCGCCGGATTTTTGCCGAATTGCTGCGACAAAAAGGCAAGCATGATGAAATCATTATCATCAAGCAAGGGCTGGTCACGGATTGTACTATCGGTAATTTATTATTTCGCAAAAATCAGCAATGGTTTACGCCCGAAGCTCCGTTGCTGAACGGTACGCAACGGGCAAAACTGCTTGCTGAAAAGCGAATTCAAACTCTTAATATCAAACGACAGGATATCGCTCAATTTGATGAAATCAGGCTGATTAATGCCATGAATCCGTTTTCCGAATCATTGTAA
- a CDS encoding aminodeoxychorismate synthase component I yields MNFASFIRQANRLGRQKTAFFFLIDFERQKPLISPLESAVENGIIFSVEGNTNFNRPVELPRQKIRFSSEPVSFERYAAGFALVQQELQKGNSYLLNLTYPSKINTNYNLAQIFQATKAPYKLLLQDQFVCFSPESFIRIRQNQIFTYPMKGTIDAALPQAEQQLMQSEKERREHYTIVDLMRNDLAMVAENIRVRRFRYIDKISTNRGEILQTSSEITGNLTADWQSRIGSILAALLPAGSISGAPKEKTVSIIRQAEGGKRGYYSGIFGIFNGEELNSAVAIRYIERKDGQLYFRSGGGITSQSRLQEEYEEYCQKVYLPIHCVE; encoded by the coding sequence ATGAATTTTGCTTCTTTTATCCGACAAGCCAACCGATTGGGGCGACAAAAAACGGCGTTTTTCTTTTTAATTGATTTTGAGCGGCAAAAGCCTTTGATCAGCCCGCTTGAAAGTGCGGTGGAAAACGGCATAATTTTTTCTGTTGAAGGCAATACGAATTTTAACCGACCCGTTGAATTACCGCGGCAAAAGATAAGGTTTTCCAGCGAGCCTGTTTCTTTTGAGCGCTATGCCGCGGGGTTCGCACTCGTGCAACAGGAATTACAAAAAGGCAATTCTTATTTGCTGAATTTAACCTATCCTAGCAAGATTAATACTAATTACAACTTAGCACAGATTTTCCAAGCCACAAAAGCGCCTTATAAATTGTTGTTGCAGGATCAGTTTGTGTGTTTTTCACCGGAATCTTTTATCCGAATCCGGCAAAATCAGATTTTTACCTATCCGATGAAAGGCACAATCGACGCCGCATTGCCTCAAGCGGAACAGCAGCTTATGCAGTCGGAAAAAGAGCGGCGCGAGCATTATACTATTGTGGATCTTATGCGTAATGATTTAGCCATGGTAGCGGAAAATATCCGGGTACGTCGCTTTCGTTATATTGATAAAATTTCAACTAATCGGGGCGAAATTCTACAAACCAGCTCCGAAATTACAGGAAATTTGACCGCAGATTGGCAAAGCCGTATCGGTTCCATATTAGCCGCATTGTTACCGGCGGGTTCAATAAGCGGTGCGCCGAAAGAAAAAACCGTCAGTATTATTCGGCAGGCGGAAGGCGGTAAACGGGGCTATTACAGCGGTATTTTCGGTATTTTTAACGGCGAAGAGCTGAACAGTGCGGTGGCGATTCGCTATATTGAGCGAAAAGACGGGCAGCTTTATTTTCGTAGCGGCGGTGGTATTACCAGCCAAAGCCGGTTGCAGGAAGAATATGAAGAATACTGCCAAAAAGTGTATTTGCCGATTCATTGTGTCGAATAG